GGTTATAATAGCGGTATTTCCTAActtatataaacccatcacctccatttgtaatctcatccccaaatttgcctacttctctcttaggcacattctctcttctctctctctctctctctctctctctctctctctctctctctctctctctctctcattttgtaatatttctacaatagagaaacATTGATTGATAGTGTatgaggacgtaggcacaattagctgaacctcgttaaattctggtgttcttcctttCATCTATTTAGCAGTTAgcttttgtcgggtatagttgtagtaatatattgtgttaattacatgtctaaggaagaTTCTGTCTaagaaagagggatttaagcggtccattatgaccccccacttccctagGAATTTATCTGGTctaattttgcacaattattcactctctatttacctgtacaatagtaaactgtggtaaagttaggtggaacaatctcaagtttcacaacaattggtatcagagccaaggttattcttagtatgctttgtggttgcagcttagtctgatcttcgacatcagaaaagttttcctaggctattggcattccgcatcggcagctattgaatagcatttatggtagagatggcagatagtgcaaaggcatccacatcaaactcgtctattttggcaagaactactgtgacaaatgccagatttgtaGTGGAGATTTTTGACGGCACCggtcattttggtatgtggcaaagtgaggttctagacggtctctttcagcaaggtctagacattgccattgaagaagaaaaaccagaagatattgagaagaaagaatgggggaccatcaatcggttagcatgtggtacaattcgatcgtgtctttcaagagagcagaagtatgcattctgtaaggaaacttctgcaaacaagttgtggaaggcactggaggaaaagtttttgaagaaaagctctcagaacaaactccatatgaagaagagactatttcGCTTCACTTATGTCTCGGGTACGactatgaatgatcatatcaccaactttaataggttggttactaatctagttaatctggatgagacttttaaagatgaaaacctggctttgatgttgttgggatcccttcctgaggagtttgagtttcttgaaactactctactccatggaaaggataaagtgtctcttggcgaggtttgtgctgctttgtacagctatgaattaaggaagaaggacaagcttgaAATCATAAGTGGAACCAACGAGGCTCTAGTAGTTCGAGGCCATTCACAAAGCcagaatagaagaaagaaagagagatccaagtcaaggtccagaccaaacaaagatgaatgtgccttttttCAGGAAAAGGGGCACTGAAAGAAAGACTGTTTGAAGCAaaagaataaaggcaaacctgATAAAGGAAAGGCCATCTCAAATGTGGTTGAGTACGAATAGATCTTTCACTTGCTGTTACGCCATCAACTAGTTCTTCAAGTATATGGCTACTAGATTCTGGGTGTAGCCATCATATGTGTGCCAATCGGGATTagttctttgattttaaagaactagaaggtggattcgtctacacagcaaatgatatccctcttaccacacatgggattggttcagtccacttgaggaatcaagatggatcaatcaaaatattgacggacgttagatatctaccaagtttgatgaagaatcttatttctgtgAGAATCCTAGAATCAAAAGGATTCAAAGTAACAGCAGAAAACGGAGTCATGAAGATCATCTCTGGTGCACTCATGGTAATCAAGGGAATTCAgaagaacaataacttgtatcACTATCAAGGTCATACAGTTATTGGGACAGCAGCAACAGTTTCTTCTGATGCTAAGGAAACAGAGGCAACCAGGTTATGACATATACGCTTGGGGCATGTAGGTGAAAAATCCTTGGGACTTCTTGcaaatcaaggattattaaagggagcaaagacctgcaagctagatttctgtgaacattgcatcaaagggaagcaaacaagagtgaaatttggtatTGTAATCCATaataccaagggtattttggattatgttcactttgatgtgtggggaccttccAAGACAACTTCACTAGGAGAAAAACACTACTATGTGACCTTTGTTGACGATTTTTCTCAAAGAGtatgggtgtatactatgaaaactaaggatgaagtgttaggagtcttcctcaaatggaaaaatatggtggaaactcaaacaagcaAAGGGATCAAGtgcctccgtacagataatggtggagaatatagGAGCGATCCATTTCTTTAAAGTCTGCGAAGATGAAGGTATTATACGACACTTCACAGTGAGaagtacaccacaacagaatggagtggcagaacgtatgaattgaacattgttggagaaggttcggtgtatgttgtccaatgctgggttgggtagagaattttgggctgaggctgtaacatatgcctgccacctcatcaaccgcctaccatctacttctatttgtggtaaaacaccattggagaaatggtttggaaagcttgctacagattatgattccttacatgtattcggttccactgcctactatcatgtcaaggaatcaaagCTGGATCTGAAggcctgatatttcacaagccgttggagttgtgagcaggtatatgcatgatcctggaaaggaacattggcaagctgtgaaatggattctacgaTACATTTTGTATATGGTAGATGTTGGACTGATATTTGAGCAGGATAAGCAAGATGATCATAGTATTGTTGGATACTGTGATTCCGACTACGCTGGTTATTTGGATAAGCGTCAGTCAACTACTGGCTATGTTTTTACTCTTGCAAAAGCGCCAGTTAGTTGGAGGTCTACTTTACAGTCAACAGTTGCTTTGTTCACTATAGAGGCAAAGTATATGGCAGTCACAGAGGCTATGAAGGAGGCAATTTGGcttcaaggattgatgaaagatttaggaattgaacagaagcacatcaaggtgcattgtgatagccaaagtggtatccatctagcaaagaaccaagtctaccattcaaGGACCAAGCACATGGATGTTCGATATCATTTTGTTCGAGAAATTCTAGAAGAAGGTAGAGTAGTAATCTAGAAGATTCGAACCACTGAGAATcctactgatatgatgacaaaagtggtAACTGTGGTCAACTTtcaacattgcttgaacttgatcaacattgTTAAAAATTGAAAGATTTGTGCTACAAGCGCGTTTGAAGACATTATGGAATCTATGAGAGTTGTTAAGAGATGAaatttcgccaaggtggagatttgttgaattatggctcattctagaagcctaccattgccattgaagtgttcaatggtgggctattttttcaaaggtaggtaattagtggttgtaatagtggtatttcctaacctatataaacccatcacctccatttgtaatctcatccctaaatttgcctacttctctcttaggcatattctctcttctctttcttattttgtaatatttctacaatagagaaatattaaTTGATAGTGTCTGAGGAcataggcacaattagccgaacctcgttaaattctggtgttattcctttcatctattcagtagttagcttttgtcgggtatagttgtagtaatatattgtgttaattacatgtctaaggaaaattatatctaggaaagagggatttaacCGGTCCGTTGTGACCTCCCACTTCCCTAGGAATTATTaggtgtaattttgcacaattattcactctctatttacctatacaatagtaaactgtggtaaagttagatgaaacaatctcaagtttcacaataGCAAGTGTGTGTTCATGTGTGGATTGTTCATACggagggacttacagagggggggggggggtaccgCAGGAGTTGGGTGCCGGTGTAGCAGCGGTGGAGCCGGGGATGGTCTCGGCTGGTGGTAGCTGTGGTGATTCTCTCGGGTTCTAGTAGGAAGAGGTTTTGCAGTAGAGGTTGCAGAGGGTGGATGGTGCATAGCCGCCGGAGCTTCTATGGTTACAGATGGTCGTGGAGGACTCTCGGGTTCCAGCCGTGGGATCTTGCAGGGATGATGCTGGAAGCAGCTGCTCGTGGTTGCTGGCCGTGTGGCCGGCGCTGACAGCAAGCAGCAGCAGGCATGCGCGGTGGTTGCTGTGATTGCAGCAAAGCTTGGAGCTGGCCGGAGTGAAGATTAAGGGAGAGACAGAGAGGGCAGAGTGGCTGGGAATAGAGAGAAGAATAAGAGGGGAGAGGACAGGGGCGCCAGAGAAAGTAGAGAggcagggttttttttttttgtgaagttTCCTTGCCCTGTGGCTTCTTGGGTGTGTGCGTGGTGGCTTTATAGAAAAAACAGGTGGGCAGAGGAACCCTAGGGTTTCCGCCCCCCTCTCTtatccttctttcttttttcttcattatttatttatttattatactacataataataataatcataataataataataaagcaataatttaagataataataataattacattaataataataataataataatgataattctAATAGTAgtggtaaaataataattaataagataatgatgattacaataaaataataataataaaataatatttaaaagcaattagtaataataataataataataataataataataaataataataataataataaagtaagataataaaaataattataataatagtaataataataaagataatagaaataataataataataacaacttttgttatattgagtttgggaaaaaatggggtgtctacagctgcccctctttgtaggcttcgttgcttcaaagtaaaagtaggaactctcctacgttatttgtagcaacaaacctgcaaagataaaagacgccgaTTTTGAACCGGGCtgaatgtaacaaaagagaccaaaatgattcaTGAAAACCGATTTGCACTAGGCTTGAGAGCACATCAggatgacttgcgtcgagtgtaggaacccgagctataattcATGGATAGGGACTtgcactaggtgtaggaacccgagttatagttcacggaaggtgactcg
This Malania oleifera isolate guangnan ecotype guangnan chromosome 11, ASM2987363v1, whole genome shotgun sequence DNA region includes the following protein-coding sequences:
- the LOC131167456 gene encoding uncharacterized protein LOC131167456, with translation MKIISGALMVIKGIQKNNNLYHYQGHTVIGTAATVSSDAKETEDKQDDHSIVGYCDSDYAGYLDKRQSTTGYVFTLAKAPVSWRSTLQSTVALFTIEAKYMAVTEAMKELLVVAGRVAGADSKQQQACAVVAVIAAKLGAGRSED